The genomic region GGCCTTGAGGGCAAGGATTGATGtacgtgggcccgataacttggttgAGTTGTGACAGAAGGCATGTTAACTTTGTTGGCATCCACATTTTTTGAGTTCAATGTGTACCTAGGGGCTTAGCGTACGTATGGGTTGCGGAAAAAAAATCATTCATTATGGGGCTCAATCAAAATCGTTTTGCAGTAGCGCCCAATGCCGTCGCGTATGTGAAGCCCACACAGTCTATAGGATGCACTTGTCGGGTGAGCCCACTCTACGTTCTCCAGACGATAAAAAATGGGAGGGGACACAGGAGCGCAGCGCGTATTTGAATGGGCCGCCCGACTGGACCATAATATTACGCAACAATTAATGGGCCTCCTCTGAAGTTCTTGCGTTGCGAATTCTTCCTCCTGAGTCTGAAGCATGACATGAGGCCCGCCTGACCGGTCCGTGAATGCAACCAACAATGGCCGATCGAGTTATTATACTAGCTAGCTATTAATTCTCGCTCTTTATGAGTCTGAAGCTGTCCATTAACGCAACAAGTAATCCGCACTCCCAGGTCTTGAATTTCCTGTTACAGCAGAAAAGTTTGGTCAGTTAACAGATTGAAACCTTCGCTCTGGACTTCTGGAGTGAAGTCTGAACTGTCGAAGAAGCTAGCAGAGGCACTCTGAACTGAAGTCGGTGATATTAACTGTCCCGAGGAACTGGAACGCAGTCAGCTAGTACGTAACTGTCCAAGGAACTGGAAAGTGAAGCAGAGTCCAGCTCCAGCAACAGGACATGTGTGTTTCGTTCCTTGCCAAGCACATGAGCTAGCTAAGCTAAGCGCTGGTACCAGGCTAGATAGAGGCTACCAGAGCTACTCACTCCGGCCCGTGCTCCTATAGCCCTGCTATGCCACGCACGCAGGCACATATGCCTAGCCAAGTAGCCATGTGCGCAGCGCAGTGCCGCTCGTAGTCGTAGGACGCACCACTACTTAGCCTTAGCAACACTAGCATGCTGGGTCGCTTGCAGCTACCCTGCCGCCTGCCGGCCCGGCCGTGTGAGCGCGACAGCGTCCGGCCGGGGACATGACCGCCGTGGCCCTCCCTCCACCTCCATGACACATTTCCATCCATGGATATGGGTTGCATGCCCACGTGGGCGACGCAGGCTGACCAGCTCGCTTTCCCcgctccctctcctctccctccctacAAGCTTCTTGTTCTTGCCATCCCAGCTGCCCCTGATCTCTACACTGGCACTGGCAGCAGGCAGCAGGCAGCAGCCAGCAGAGTACCCACTACCCAAGTACCCAACTCTCGACTCCGGCAGCACTGTGCGCACGCCCCAGTCACCCGGCCCGGTCCTTGCGCGGTCGCTTTTAGCTCGTACGCGCCTGGCCTTTCAGCATGCAATGCAACGCGGTGTCGGGACGGGCGATCCAGAAGCTACAGAGACGATCCAGCTTGGTCCTTCTTGGACCGGCGCGCTTCTTTTCGGCGCAGGCCGCGCCGGACCGGACGGTTACAAGGGTAGTATCCTGCTGCCCACATGCTCCAGAGTTCAGAGTCGCGGATCGGAAAAACCGTCAATGGCGCGCGGCCGGCCGCTGCGGCATGCCCCTTCGTGCGCCAGACCGGCGGCACGCATGAGTGGCCTAAATTTTATGGAAATTGCCCTGTCTCGGTGACTCAAAATCCGATTTAGTCGTCACCGATATATACTAATTTGAGGGTGAGGATATTTGCTTTGGTGCTTAATTGTTGCATGGTTGACCAGTGCACtaaagcagagagagagagagagagagagagagagagagatatacACACCGCCGCAGTCTCGTGGCTTGTCACCATGCTCTTGGGACGATACTTTTGTTAATTAGTTAGTTATATAGTGCATGCGAGTGCGCCGGCCTGCCTGATGGAGTGGCTGCAGGGCATACCTGCTCAATATAGAACTGCCGGATTTTCCATCCACCCATCGCAGCATATCTACCTCCCGTGATCATATCCATCTATATATCTAGATCTCTAGCTCACTTTCTTGAGAAAAAAAAACCCTGCTTTACCAGGCATATATATATGCATGTCTTGTCACACAGGTTAATTATATATGAGAGCAGCTTTTCCATAAATTatgcacacacacatatatatacacGAGATCCTCTGTCACTTATTTGTCGAACATGACAATATATGAGAACAATGCCGTTTTCTTTTCAGCCTCATGCATGTTTGGCATGCAATTAGGAGTACTCTCCAGTCTAAGCATTATATTACTGATCTTTTGACACTAGCAAGAAGCTAAAGCACAAAACTGGAAGAAAAAACCCTGCTGTAATAGAATTTAACGGTGCGTGGTATTATAATTAGCGCACCAGCAACTGACCATGTGGAGCCAGCTAGTACATATATATAATATATCGTCTTCGTAAGTAAAAGGGTCAAAAGCTACTAAAGATCCACTACAGGAAAACGTCCAGTTTCCGACGACCTAAACCGTCGGAAATAAGCTCTGAACCATCGGAAGTAGTTACTTCCGACGGCTTAAGGCAGGTCCCGTCGGAAGTAAAGCCGTAGAGGTCGGAAGTATCCGCGTTTTCGACGGGGCCGTCGGAAGTAAGTTTATTTCCGACGGCCGGCGTGGGACCATCAGAAATAAATTGAGGTGGGCCCCGCAGACGGCCGGCCGCCGGCGCCTGACGCCGTCACagcttatttccgacggccccGTCGGAAATAAGAGGCTGTCGGAAGTAATTAAAAAACAGAGAAACAGAATTTGCCTGCTTTTTATTTTACAAACAATCACACAAATTCAATCAATATCCAGTTTCCAATAATTCATCCAGAATCACATACAATACCACAAATATCCATAATTCATCGTTTCACATGAAACACACAATTAAATTCACAAAATGTTCATCCGTCCACAAATTAAAGCACAAGTTCACAAGTTCACATGTTCACAagttcacaagttcacaatagcaCAAGTTCGTTCAcaataccacaagttcacaagtcCATAGTACGAGAAAAACACAAGGAGACAAGCTACTCAAATGGAGGAGGTTGATCAAATGGATGGGGTTGATTTGATCCGCTAGCTCCTCCGTTGTTTAGAAGACCGTCCACAAAAGAAGCGACTGCATCTTCAGAGTCCTCATTTCCCGGAGTTAGCAAGTTTCCTGGAGGGACCTACAACATTCAAAAAAATGTGTTAGTAGTTAAATTCTTGTTATGCAACGTCAAAAGAAAAAGTCAAGTAATATAACCTGAGGTGCAGGTGTGGGCCAACTAAATTGTGGAGTCGGTACAAACTGCGGGATAGGTGGAGGAGTTGGCATAGTCATCGCTGAAAAATCTGGACGTTGTCCTAGTGCTATTTGCTGAAAGAAATTGAAAGCTATGTTACGAGGATATATTAGAAAATATGTGCTCCAATTATAGTAGAGGCTCACGAGGATCTAATTACCTGCATCATCTCCTGCTGTCGTGCAAATTGAGCAGCCCAGTACTCTTGTTATTGCTTGTTATACTCCTCCTGCCGCCTCAAAGCTTCCTGCACCCGGATCAGCTCGGCGTTTCCTTGGGTACTAGAGCGAGGACCACGGCTAGACGACCTCGATGGGCGAGACCTTTCAGGCCTCACCTGAGTCGAGTCGATAACACTACCAAACATGGGGTAACTACAAAAAAATAGAAAGAAGTTAAACACGCAACACATCATGTTAAAAAAGATCAAATCGACGAATTAATAATAGCAAACTCACCGTCCATGAGGTTTTCCGCCTCCACTAGCATACACAATCTGAGGATCGATAGGCTGATTCATCCAATCATAGTCTTGCCCATGCTCCGACATCATGGAAGCACCATATGAGGCCTGACAAATAATAAACAATGCAGTTATATTTTTCTCGACTCTTAGAATAGAAGTGCATTGTAACTAGTTGCGAAAGTCTCACCACACGCTCAGCAGCTGACTGAGAACACAACTGTTCTGGATTTGTAGGATCCGACCCCCTGTGACCTCTAAGGTAAACCTGAACATCACTCGGCGTAACACCAGAACTAGCTTCCTACAGGCAAAAGAAAATAACATAAAACACATAGAAGATTCATGATATGCACGACCATAAATTACACTTACCATGTGCTTTGCCAAACGAACGTGGCCATCACCACCATATCTGTGGTGAACATCATGCCCACGATTTGAGCTGTTTATCAATGAAACACCTTTAAATCCATCTGTTGCCCAATATTTGCATACAGCCCGCCAACCAGCCTCATTTGATGCCATCCATGGCACCGAGTCTGAAAACTTTATTTCGATCCAATGTATTGTTAGTACTAACACTTGGACATGAATTAGGATAAAAACAATttacctcaagatattcttcttcGGTTAAGTATTTGTTTGATGCCTCACTTTTGGAACGTGGCCGACGTCCTTCCTGACTTAATATGTAATCAGAAGTGACCTGGATCCGAGCATAATACATCTGATCCCTAACCAAGGTAGTCGCGCTCTTGTTAAAAACGATCCGTGCACGATCGTTCATACTTCCATCTTCAGACAACTTGTAACGTTTCTGAAAAAAATAAGAAACAAGATTTTTAGCACATTGTATAGTTGAATCGATTCAAGTTGGGCTAGAGAACATACCCAGAACTCATGCCACACAGCACCTTGGGCATTCCTATGTTCTGCATTGAACGCGAGCCCGTACTGATCCCAAGACATACAAGGCACCTCAACGCCTTTCTCCATCACTACACCAGGCCAGAGATATTTGCATATACTTCCCAAAACTTTATTCACCTGTGTGCGACGTCCTTGACCTTGAAAAGATGCATCAATCCAAGACCTGCAACCACATTGTACAAAAGAAGCATTAACAAATTTCATATAATGTATGAACAAATATTTAACATTAGAATCAACTCACTCGTCGCCACACGGTACGATCAGAATCTTATCCTCCTCACGAGCAGGAACTTTAGGAGGAGGCACCCAATGTGTTTTCCTCGACTTCCATGCCCGAGAAGACCCTCCACCACTAGAAGCTCCAGCATCACTGCTAGGCCATGAGTCCCATCCGCCTGCTGACCCTCCACCCTCAAACTGACCACCACCAGAAGACCACCCATCTCCAGCTCCACCTCCAGCATCATCTTCCTGCTCATAGTCTGCATCGGCCGCATCGTAATCGGCCGCATCCTCACCCCTCGCCTCCTCCTCTCGAGTCTCGTTAACATCCTGCACATGAAACACTTTAATCATATAATTTAGAGtaaaataataatttagagtaATCACACCTGTCCCTGCATATCAGGTGGAAGATGTTCCATCAAAGCCTGTCGTCTGTTGCTCGAGAGCGACTCGGTACCTTGGAACAGACACTCTTGTGCTTTGCTTCTTCCTGAAGAAGAAGAACCCTTCGTCATGCCCTTCACAAAATTCTTCAACTTTCGAGCCGCCATCCTGCATATTGAAAATTATATTAGTATAACAATAAAGAGATAACAACATAGTATAACAATAAATTAAATTTTAATTCATCAAAATAAATATTTACTTCTTAATCATATTCGAAATTAGGATTAATTTGTTGTCTTCTCAAGCGCGTCGACTTTCTCTCGGGCGTCTTTTTCTTCTTCGACTTTCGTTTCCTTTTTGGAGGAACTATTACATCATTAAGATCGCCCGCTACTGAATCTGGCTCCATTGTTGTTTCTATATTAAAAACGGGTGGAACTTCAATTTCTTGATAaatttcttcaacatcagcttccaCCTCATTTTGTCGATAACTTGTATCACCCTTTAAATATAATCTTTCACGGGGATTTACGTTGTACACTACCCACCAGTCTTTAAGATCGATACAGGGATATGACATATAATACACTTGGTCCACTTGAAAACCAAGAACAAATTTACTACAACCACGAGTCATTATACGTTCGTGTTTGACTTCTAACATACCAAATTGGTTTTGTCGTATCCCATGTTTAGGATCGATCCAATCACATTTGAAGAACATAACTTTCAGATTTTTCCCCCAGCGAAGTCGAATTCCAATATATCTTTGATAGTTCCATAATAATTCATCTCCCTTCCTTGCTCATCAAAAGACCAACATACCACACCAGTATTTGTTGTCGCAGCTAAAGGTCGAGTACATTCAAATTTGGTTGAACGAAAACGATATCCCTTAACATCATAACGACCATAGCTTCTGACTTTGACAAGTGCACGTGACATCTGACGTAAGTCCTCGTCAACGTTGGAAGTTTTTTCGCACTGTCAGTTACGAATATAGATCAATAGGAGGAACTATTAAAAAGATAAACTATGAACACATAAGAAAACGGATATGATATTTACATGAACTCGAAACCAATTAATGAAATTGGGAGTGCCTTCTTTTCCTTCGCGAAGCATGATTTCATACAGCCTCGTCGACAATTTACCCTTATTCTGTCGTTCGTACTCTCTATTGAAAAAAAGTAAATAAAAGAGTTACGAGGAGTAATGAGCACATGTTGCTCTTCAATTTTGAAAATCTATGCTTACTTGAAGTATGGAGTCATCTCTTCCATGTTTTCATACATGTAGAGTAATGCATCCAACTTTTCTTCACGTCCAATGTGATATTCAGTTGATGCTCCAACTGTCTTTCCCTCGAATGACAAAATTTTGAGTTTACTGCATGGACCAGCTTGATCAACATTATACCTTAATGTAGGTGCATTTACAttgtgttcttctgcaaagtatacGCTCGTGAAGGCTGATATCTCTTTATATTTAAATTCTTCAGCAATACACCCTTCAACTCTTCCCTTGTTGCCAACCATTGCACTAAGCTTCTTAAGTGCCCTTTctatgtgatacatccatctatactgCACAGGACCCCCAATcttagcttcatatggaaggtgtacaagtagatgttgcatcggattgaagaatccagggggaaatattttttccaatttgcaaatAAGGACTGGAATCTCCTTCTCTAATTTCTCCATCACATCTTTTTTAATTTCTTTAGTACAAAGTTGTCTATagaagtagcttaactcagctAACGCCGTCCACACATCATTATTCAAGTAACCCCGAAACATTACAAGAAGTAATCTTTCCATAATAATGTGATAATCATGACTCTTCAATCCATTCATTTTTCCTGTCCTCAAATTCACGGACCTTCTGAATCCCGCGGCATACCCATCTGGAAattttaagtttttcaaccataCCATCACCTCTTTCTTTTGCTTAGATTTTAGACAAAATGACGCACGTGGCTTAGCACCACTCTGAAGCAAGACCAGGCTTGGTCGGTTACAAATTTTCTCtaaatcttttctggcctttataTTATCTTTGGTTTTATCGGGAAAATCCATACATGTACTAATAATGCTTTCAGCAACATTCCgctcttggtgcatgacatcaatgttgtgcatcAGAATCAAGGCCTCCGTATAAGggagttcccacaaagaacattTCTGTGTCCAATTATGTTCTATTCCAAATCCCAGGTAACCAGTACCGTCTGGTTTCAAATTATCGAGCGCAGCATGAATCTCTGCGCCACTCAAAAGTTTCGGTGGGCCTTTGGTAACAATGGTGTCTTTTCTGAATTGATTTGCCTCAAATCTGAACGGGTGATCGAGAGGCAAGAAACATctgtggcaatcaaagtaacagatCTTCCCACCAAActcaagacgaaaacaatctgtatccttaccacatattggacatgtcaactttccatgacaactccatccagcaaaaaTACCGTAGGCCATGAAATCATGAATCGACCACAAGTACGCAACTCGAAGATTGAATCTCGCTTTCTTGTAGCAATCGTA from Zea mays cultivar B73 chromosome 6, Zm-B73-REFERENCE-NAM-5.0, whole genome shotgun sequence harbors:
- the LOC118472309 gene encoding splicing factor, proline- and glutamine-rich-like, translated to MAKWAARSGFREACAAAAPLQEPPPGLSPPPPGQGSLEPPPPPPDRGSPEAPSPGAARAAARTSPPPGLPAAAARPGLARAAAARPGIASAAAARGCHSRRADDGGSKVEEFCEGHDEGFFFFRKKQSTRVSVPRYRDVNETREEEARGEDAADYDAADADYEQEDDAGGGAGDGWSSGGGQFEGGGSAGGWDSWPSSDAGASSGGGSSRAWKSRKTHWVPPPKVPAREEDKILIVPCGDESWIDASFQGQGRRTQVNKVLGSICKYLWPGVVMEKGVEVPCMSWDQYGLAFNAEHRNAQGAVWHEFWKRYKLSEDGSHF